From Natrinema sp. CBA1119:
CTGTGGCGAAGAACGGAATCGCCGTGACGAGTTCACCGACCAGTGCGAACACCAGTACCACTGACGCCACTCGAGGCCGGTGGCTGCTCGATCAACGAGTCGTGAACGCGTTGTGCACTGTGCGATGACGTGGACAGCCGCTTCGCCGCGGTTGGTTCCCATGCGGTTGTCAGTGCGAACAGACGTACCAACGAAGGAAATCTTGAGATAGAGACACCTGCTGGCCGAATTTCGAGTAGCACCAGTCAGACGGAGTCCGTTCGCAGCTTCGACGCCGTGACCTCGAGAGCCACACGAGGCCGGTTCCAGTCCTGGATGAAAAATACAATAGGTTCAATAGGAACAATAGCTCCAATAGGTGAAGTAGTAACAATAGGAAGAATAAAAGAAACTACTCTGTCACCCCTCGTCTGACAGCTCTTTTCGGTTAGCATCGTCTATAGTAGCCACTGAACGTCACTGCACACTCATCGCATGACAGCTTGCGATCGGTGTGTAACCCGTTTCAGTTGGTACTCTCGAGAATAGAGCGCATTGAAACGCCACGCCGTATTCTTTTCACTGTAGCTGAAGACCGCCACGAGGTAGTCCCGTGATGGAGCGTTGCAGAGAGCAGAAGGTTATAGTCTCTCTAGGTAGTATGTCCCATGGTATGGAGTACACTGTTGTCGATAGCGAGGATGTACCGCTCACTGACCTCTCTGAAATCGACGAAATGCCGCCGGATCTGGACATTCGGGCCGTTGACGAGGAGCTCGACTGTCAGAATACTGCAGTGAAGATCTGGTACTTCGACGAGGGCGAAGAGATCGGCTATCACGCGCACACGGAGCAGGAGGAACTCTTCTACGTCCTCGAGGGAACGTTCTCGTTGAAACTCGGCCGCTCAGGCGAGGAGGAGTTCGTCGAGGCAGACGAGGGGACCTTCTGGGTTGCTGCGCCGAAGATCGGCCACGGCCATCGCTGTATCAGTGATGATGGTGGCGCTGTCCTTGCGTTCGGCGCGCCACCAGTCGACGACCCTGGCCGTGATCCGCACTCGATTTCTGACGAAGAGATAGACGGTTGACGGTCCGTGACATCGACTGTGTTCCGCTGCATCCCCCTCGAATTTTCGGACCTGGAACGGTAGTGTGGAGTAGTCCACTTGAGTGGGAAGGGGAGATACGATCCCAGCCAGGCGGCTGTTTCCATGGATCCCTTTCTTCGAGTCGTCGGTCCGACTCACTCCCGCTCAGTCACGTATCGCCGTTGTGGGTATGGTCGTGGTCGTGCCCATGCTGGTGTCCTGTGTCCGGCGTTTCGAGAACGTCCTCGCACTCGACGTTCGTGTAGCCGGAATGGAACAGTTCGACTGAGCCACCGTCGGCGTCGAACGCGTGCCGTTCGATACAGCCGACATCCGCGCCGAGCAGGTGGACGCTGACGCTGGGTTCGTCCGACGTCGTCTCGACGGAGTGGATATCGTTGTTCGGCGGGATCAGTTCGTAGTAGTCACCCCGTTCCATGCGCTCGGTCCGAATCCGTTCGAGTTCCGCCTCGCCTTCGTCGTTCGTTGCGTCATCGACCCGGCGGTAGAAGTCTTCGCGTTGCGTTCCACCGTAGATTCCGACGAGCCCCCAGGCGAGATGATCGTGGACCGGCGTCGAGGCGCCCGGCGGCAGGACGAGCGTGAACACCGACAGTTTGTTTCCCTCCCGGTACAGCAGCCACTGGGCGATGTCCTCTCCCATGTTGCCCTTGTCGTCCACGTCGTCCATGGCGAGTTCTTGATACCGTTCAGCAAGCCAGTCATCGTCCGCGAGAAGTTCCTCGAACGGGTCCGCCAGCGACTCGAGCAGCGGTGGCACCGCCTCGTGTTCGTCAGCGGTCGCTTTCACCGTCTCGACGAATTCACGCAGTCGATCGGAATCGTCGATGAACTCCGGTTCGGGGTCCGATTCGGATGAGACCATCTCAGCTTGGTACTTGTGGTCAATGAACATAAGCACGCTTGGTCTGCTCCCACGTTGTAGCAGCGCCGAAACGACTGAGGGTACCGAGTATGCGTACTCAGTACCCGAGATCGAGCAGCCAATTGACGGCCAGTGCGACGGCAACGAGCGTCAATAGGACCATTAGCATACCAAACGAGACCGCCCAGCCGAAGGCGTCGGCGAAGAAGCCGACTGCGACTGACCCGAGCGAGGCGACCGTGAGATACGTCGTCCTGACGAGTCCGAAGCCGGCACCGCGCTCCTGGTCGGTCATGTTGTCCATAAACCGGGGCTCCACTGCAACCGCCCAACTCAACCCGTTGGCGATCAACACGACGCCGCCGGCGACGCCGACGAATCCGGGAACGGTGACGAACAGCGCCAGACCGACGACGCTGGTAATCATACAGGCGAACGTCGTTACGTCGCGACCGAAGCGGTCCGACAGCGCACCGATTCCGGGCTTGACGATCGACTGGACGACGAAGTACGCGGAAAATACGATGCCAGCCGTCGTCGAGGACTGACCCCGGTATTCGACGAGAAACGTCGGCAGAAAGGAGGCCGTCCCCTGCCAGACGAACGCGCCGACCGACGCAACGGCGACAGTGAACGCGATTTGGGGTTTGCCGAGGATGTTCGCCAGTTCCGCGACCTGGACCCGCTCTCGGAGTGGCTGGTCAGGGCGATGTGGCTCGGTCGGGTGGACTCGCAGAGCGAACAGCAGAAAGATAGGTGCGGCGATCGCCGCACCGACCGCAATCGCCGGTCGCCAGCCGTACCGGACGCTGATCCATGCGACGGTAACGGGCGCGACGAGTCCGGCCGCAGACGACCCGATCGTGTGGACGCCGATAGCGAACCCCAGGTTGTCGTACGTTCGATCGAGCAGAGTCGTCGCCGCACTGTAGTGGAGCCCGGCAACGCCCCCGAGGATGATCATGGACAGGACGAAGAGGGGATAAAACGGAGAAATAGCGAGCAAGACGCTCATAACGGTTGTTCCGCCGACCGAAAGCAGAACGATCGACCGCTCGCCGAACCGATCGGCGAAGACGCCGCTCGGAAACTGCATCAGCGCGTACGCCATCCACATCCCCGTGAGCGCGACGCCGATGACGGTGTTTCCGATCCCGAAATCGTCGGTGATGGCGGGGACGATCGGGCTGATCGCGAGGCGCGCGACCATCGTCGCGAAGAACGCAAACGTACAGAGCGTGAGCACCGTGTGCTCGTATCGCAACTTCATCGTCTCTCGCGTCTCCACCGACACATGAGTATCCCTCATAGGTGGGGCCAATGAGTGTGAATCTTCCGGCAAAATAGCAACCGGGTCGACGGTGAGGAGCCCGATACGTTCAGTACGCCTTCGGCAGACCGAGCACGTGTCCGGCGATGTAGTTCTTCACCATCTCGTTCGAGATCGGCGCAATGACGTTGATCATCGACTCGCGCCAGTACCGTTCGACATCGTACTCGCTGGCGTACCCTATCCCGCCGTGGGCGCGGATAGCGCGTTCGCACACCTCGAGGGGCTCCTCGTCGCCGAACGCGACGAGCGGTTCCGTGCTGAACGTGTGGTGGACGGTGATCGAGGTCCCCGCCATCCCGGCGCCCGACCGCGCGATCTCCTGTTGGACCAGCGATGTCTCCTGGACGCCGTACCCCTGCCGTACGCTTCGGGGATCGTGATCCCGAACCAGCCCCCGTCGGCGAACGCCTCGAAGAATTCGGTCGGGTACTCGTGGTTCAGGTCCCGCTCGCGCCAGTAGTCGTCGCAGAGTTCGCGCACCTGCGAGCGGATCATCCACTGCTCCTCGGAAAGCTCGACGTCTATCGGTGAGGTGCTATTGGTCGTATTCGGGCTAAACCGTTACCCCCGCCTCGCTCGGCTCCGATCTGACGGCCCGTCATCGGTCGTCAGTTCCGGGTCACACGACTCGATTGGTTAGTTCTCTGCCCGCCTCGAGTCGCTTGACGTTTCTGCGAACGATGTCGCCCACGTCGCGGTGGTAGTCACGAGTGTACGCCGCGGCGTGCGGCGTGACGATTACCTCCTCCATAGTCCACAGCGGCGACTCCCGGGGGAGCGGTTCAGTCTCGAAGACGTCGAGCGCAGCGCCCCGGATGGCTCCGCTTTCGAGGGCGTCGATCAGCGCCGGCTCGTCAGCGATTGCGCCGCGAGCGACGTTGACGAAGTACGCGTCCGACCGCATCGTTTCGAACTCGGCCGCGCCGAAGAGTTCGCGAGTATCCTCGGTCAGGGGAACGGCGGCGACCACGAACGTCGCGTCGGCGATCGCCTCGTGGAGCGCATCGGTCGTGTAGATCTCATCGAACCCCGGGACGGGGTCGTCCGACTGGCGGACGCCGGTCACCTGGACACCGAGCGGTCCCACGACGTCGGCGATGCCCCGGCCGAGCGTTCCCGTCCCGACGACACAGGCAGTGGTTCCGGGCAGGGTGAACGCCTCGTCCCACGCCGGGCGCTCCCAGCGCCGTTCCGTCGCGCTCGCGATCTGGTCGTGAAGCCGACGGGCGAACGCGAGCAGATAGCCCGCGACGTTCTCGCCGACCGTCCGGCCGTGGATGCCGCTGCTGTTGGTGAGCGCGACCCCCGCGTCGGCGAGGGCCTCGAGTGGGAAGCGGTCGACGCCCGCCTGTGTCGAGTGGATCCAGTCGATCTCGAGCAGCGCGTCGAAGTAGTTGCGCGTGACGACCGCGTCACAGTCCGCGATTTCCGCTTCGTCCACGACAGTGACTTCGACCGGTAGATCGGAGAGGTACCCCGCGAGTTCAGACGGCGGACAGATGGCCTCGACGGACTCCTGAATGCCGAGTCGCTCGATATTGGTTACCATTATCATTCTGAGGGCCGGTCCGGACATCAAGCTTCGGCTTCGACCGCACCGAGCCGCGAGAGACGGTGTCCCTTCATTATCCGTCGATCAGCGATCACGCCACCAGTACGCCATTCCTTCGCCGCCCGCATGTTCGGGGAGCACCCCGCTCTGGTCGTAGTTCGTGATCCAGTAGGAGATCCACGAGATCGCCAAATACTAACATACGTGACGTATATGCAGAGCAAGCATCGGCGTGAATGCGACGAACCGATCGGCCGATCAAGGGCCAGCCGTCCGTTTTCGGCATGTGCGTATCTGACCCACACCTTTTTGCCGCCCCCATCGAAACGACGAATCGATGGCGCAAACTGCCGACGCGAGCGATCGGACCGTCCGTCGACGGACGGTGGCCCAACGAACGAGCGCGACGCCGCTGTCAGGTCGTCCACTCGAGACGAGGCGGTTGCGATGACGGGCGGCGACTTCAGGGAACGGTTCCTCGAGGGCGACGCGCTCGGGACGTGGGTCTCGATCGGACACCCGGCGATCGTCGAGGCGGCGGCGAGAGCGGGGTTCGACTTCGTTCTCATCGACGGCGAACACACCGCGATGAGCCTCGAGACCGTTGCCGACCTCGCTCGCGCGGCCGCCGCCGCGCCCGGCGAGCTCGCCGTGATCGTCCGGCCCGCGTGGAACGATCCGGTGCGGATCAAGCGGATCCTCGACATCGGTGTCGACGGGATCATGGTTCCGATGATCGACACGCCGGACGCGGCCGAAGAGCTGGTGCGGGCCACGCGGTACCCGCCCGACGGCGAGCGGGGAGTCGCATCGGGGCGGGCGGCCGGCTACGGGCAGAACTTCGTCGACTACGTCGCAGAGGGGCACCGATCGCTACTCACGATCGCACAGATCGAGACGCCGACCGGCGTCGAACACGCGGCCGAGATCGCGGCGACCGACGGCATCGATGCGCTGTTCGTCGGTCCCGCGGACCTCTCGGCGTCGCTCGGCGTCTTCGCGGAGTGGGACGCGCCCGAACTCGACGAAGCGATGGCCGACGTTATCGACGCCGGCGCGGCCGCCGACGCGCCAGTCGGAACGCTCACCGTCCGCGAATCGGATGTCGCGGACCGCGTCGAGCGAGGGTTCGATTATCAGATCGCCGGCAAGGACATGACGACGCTCATCGAAACCGGCGAGCGGATCCGCGAGACGTACGAGGAGAGCGTCTCGAGCCGAGAGTAGGTTACCTGACAGTGAGACTGTAGTCGAACGACAGGAGGATGATAGGAGGGCGACAGGAATGAGGCTTTTTTCCGCGAATTGTGACACCTTCCGACTGCCCGAGTCGGGGCGGACTGTCGGTATCAGTTCATCCAGACGCCGGACTGGGGTTCGTAGGGATCGGTCGGAATCTCGACGAGCGTCGGGCCGTCGCTCGCGATGGCGTCGGCCACGGTCGATTCGATCTCGTCCGATGTTTCCGCCCGCTCGACCTCGAGGCCGAGCCCCTCGGCGACCGTGGTGTAGGAAACCGGCGTTTCCTCCCAGCCGTACTCGCCCTCGTCCATCCGGTAGCTCCGACCGGCCTCTTCGCTGATGATCGCGTAGTCGCTGTTGTTGAGGACGACGACCGTCACGTCAATCTCCTCGTCCGCCAGCGTGTGCAATTCGTGAAGACACATCAACAACCCGCCGTCACCGGTGAGTGCCACGACATCCTGTTCGGGGTTCGCGACCTTCGCCCCGATAGCCGAGGGGACTCCCGATCCCATCGTCGCCCACGACCCCGGATTGACGTAATCGCGGGGCTCGTAGGTGGGGAACATCACGAGCGTCCACAGCCGGAAGCCGCCCGCGTCGACGGCGACGACCGCGTCGCGCGGCGTTCCCGCCCGAATCGCGTCCAGCGCCTTGACGGACGTCAGCGGCGCCTCGGTCACCGCTCGCAGCTCCTCGAGGCGCTCGTCGACCGCGTCCCGCGTCTTCCGCACCCGCTCGCGGCCGTTTCCGCCGGCGATCGATCGGTCCGCCAGTTCGCCGTCGAGCGCCTCGAGCGTCCGGGCCGCGTCGGCGACGATGCCGACCGCCGGCTCGTACCCGGTGCCGATGTCGTCGGCGCCGAGGGTCACGTGGACGAGGTCGTCGGGAATTTCGATCGACCAGCCGTGCAAGGAGACCGCGTCGAAGTCGGTGCCGACGCCGAGTGCCGCGTCGGCGTCCGCGATCAACTCCTTGACGGCCGTTCCGGTCCCGCCACAGAGGACGCCGCCCATGAGCTCGTGGTCGTCGGGGAAGACGGCCTTTCCCTTGTACGTGAGGACGACCGGTGCCTCGAGCCGTTCGGCGACCGCTCGCAGTTCGTCGCTCGCCTCGGACGCTCGAACGCCGCCGCCGGCGACGATGATCGGCTTCGACGCGTCCGCGAGAAGGGCCGCCGCGGCGGCGACTTTGCCCTCGGGAACGCCGCTGAAGCTCTGTCGCTCGATATCGCCTCGTTCGGCGAGCGAGACGTCCATCTTGAGGAAGTTCTTCGGAATCCCGATCCGGACGGGACCGGTCGGCGCCGTCTGCGCGGCGTCGATCGCTCGCTGGAGTTCGGCGACGGTGCTCTCCGGTGTCTCGACGGTTATGTTCTCCTTGACGACGTTGTCGTACGTGTCGGGCGGCGTCTCGTGTATCCCGTCGCCGCCGCGGATCTCCGGCTCGGTCTCCACGGCGATGTGCAGAAGCGGCGTACAGTCGTTCAGCGCGTTCTTTAGCCCGTTCATCGCGTTCATATCTCCCGGTCCCGGAATGACCACCGTCGCGGCCATGCCGCCGCTGGTCTCGGCATATCCCCACGCCTGGTGTGAGACTGCGGTTTCGTGGCGAGCCATCACGAACTGAATGTCGTCGCGTTCGCTGATAGACTCGTTCAGTGGGAGCGATTGCTTGCCTGGGATGCCGAACAAGGTGTCGACGTCGTTCTCAGTCAGGCAATCGATAATCGCCTCGTTGACCTTCATAGCAGTAATGAGAGGGAAGACAGTGTAAAGGTCTCGGATCATTCGACCGTGAAACCGGGGCCGTTCGTCGACTCGAGCAGTAATTCTGCGACCGGGACGCTTCCGTCGGCGTTCTCGCGGTCATCATGGTCGTCGTTCTCGGTGCGCTGGCTGGAAATCGGATTCTTACTCTCTGCCCCCCATCGACGGGACGACGACGGCATGTTTTTATATACTGGCTTGCTGGTAGTTGGCATGGATGTCCTGCATACGGCCATCTGGGTCGACGACATCGAGGCGCAACTGGAGTTTTACTGCGACGGGCTCGGACTCGAGCGCACGCGAGAGTTCGATCTCGACGGCGTGACGAACACGTACGTCGCCGGGGAGAGCGACGCTGAGATCCAGTTTAAACACGACGGGACGGAACGGGACCCGAAGCCGGCCGGGATCGATCATCTCGCCGTCGGGATCGACGACATCGACGGTACCGTCGACGACCTCGTGGAGCACTACGGCAGTGAGGTGGTCGAAGGACCCCGAACCGTCGACGAGAAGGACATCCGACTCGCGTTCGTGACGGCCCCCGAAGGGTACGTCGTCGAACTCATCGAGACGCTCGAGGACTGACGATCGGTGTCTCACGATGAGTAACGATCGAACGGGTCCCTTCGGACGGCTACTCGAGGCCGAACGGCAGTTCCACGAGCTGATGCCGGGCAAAGACATCTACAGCAAACTGTTCTTCCGGACGCTGTTCTGGTTCGCGCTCTTCAGCGTCCTGTACGTAGTTATCTCCGGACTTTGACATCCTCCCCGCGCTAAAGCGCGAGGATTCCTCCGTTGGGGGTTCGGCTACCGACCCACGGAGGCAACTTGCGGGTTTGTGCGCACTTCTTTGGGACTTTCCTGAGGGTGTGGTTTCCCCGACCATTGGTGGTCGTCCCACTCGAATCGCACGGGCCGTGCCATCGGCCTGATTTCGCAATCGCTGTTTTCTCGAAGGAACGTCTCTGACGCCGTGAGGTCGGCATGCCCCTCGAATCCACACGGACATGTCAGCGTATCCCCATGGCGAACCGTCGGGTCGTGGTCGCCACACTCAGGACACGTCTGACTCGTCCACGCTTCCGACTCGGCTTCAAGGCTGATACCGTATTCCTCACAGACACACGCGAGACGGTGGATAAATTTCTTGAACGCCCAGAAGTTGTGCGTCTTCTTGTTCACCCTGACCGACCAGTGCGTTTCCAGCACGTCGGTCAAGTCACTCACGTACACCGTCGCTACACCCTCGTCGTACAGCCGTTCAACGAGGTCGCGCACCAGCGCGTTCTGTGCGTGGTCACGACGCTTCGTCTGCTGTCGGTACAGCCGTCGAATCCGTTTTGAGGAGTAGCGTCCTTCGCGGAGTTTCGACTGTAGGCGGGCGATTTCGTCGGTCGTCTCGCGGAACCGTCCGAACAACTCCCGACCGTCGTAGAGATACTGGTTCCCAGTAGTCGTGGAACACGCGACGAGGTTGTTCGCGCCAACGTCGAGGGCGGCTTCGTGAGAAGCCAGTGGTGAATCCAGTCGAGAATCAGGTACGCTGACTGGTTGGAAAGCCCTGAACGTGTCGCTCACCTCGTCGTACTCAAGTTCCAGACGACCCTGTTTGCCGTCCCATTTCGGGTTGCCTCGGACTTCGAGGCGGAGTCGTTCGTGGTAGCCGAGTCCGTATTCGTCTTTCAGTTCTTGCCCGACAGGAATTTCGAGACGACTTCGCTTCCCCCACTGACTTGTGTACTGGTTGCACCGAATGTAGGTGCGGAGTTCGCGTCCGTCCTCCTCGTTGCCCCAGTAAGACGGTGGGTTAGCGTACTCGCCTTTCTCCTTGAGGGAGAAGAACGACCGCCACGCTTCGCTGTTCTTACGTGTGACCTGTTGAACGGTCGCGCTCCCGACGACACCGTTGTAGCGCCCTCGGTACTCAGAGGTGTCCCACACGTCGCCGTCACCGAAGTATTTCTGACGACGTTCGTAGGTCAGTTCGTTCCAAAGCGAGGCGGAAGCATCGAGTAGCCGTAGAAGGCACTCTTTGTCGCTCTCGGACTGTGGAACCACCTCGAAGGTGTTGACGCGCTTCATTCGTCGTCACCCTCCTGTTCAGCGATGTAGCGTTCGACAGCGCCCTTCGATTCACTACCCGCCGTACTGACGTAGTACGAACGAGTCCACTTCACGCGGTCGTCGTACCGCTGGTTGTACTTCCGCGCCGAGATACCTTTGATCCAGTTGACGATGAGTGACGGGGCGTTCTTGGGTGGACTCCCGATGAACAGGTGTACGTGGTCAGGCATGACCTCGGACTCGGCCAATTCGAGGCCCTTATCCTTACAGATTTCCGTGAAGATGGCTTCGAGACGTTCCTTCATCTTCCCCGTCAAGTGCGAACGCCGATACTGAGCGGAACCCTGTTCCGCGAGGTCAGCGGGACCTTCGGTCTCGCCCGATTTCGGTACGAACACTATGTGGTAGTAGAGTTCGTATTTCGCGTGACGGGTACTCTTTACCATCTACGTATACTATAACTGTTGGACAGTTTAAAGATTGCGTGGCATCCCGTCCGTGCCATCGACGGCGGTTGAATACTGTTGGTCGGCTTCATCCCCGCCCTGAAGCGCGAGGCTTTCGCCTCGAATTTTCCGTAAGCTGCCCGCAGTCCGACGTGAGCTTATGTCCGTCCCGTGCGTTGCCCCAGACGTGACATCGAACGCCACGGAACAGATGACAGCGCTCCTGAAAACGCGCGCCGAACCGGGAATGACGCTCGAGACCGTCCCAGTTCCCGAACCGGGGCCGGGCGAGGTTCGGATTCGCGTCGAGTCGGTCGGCATCGACGGCGGAGCGGAGGCCCTCATTTACGACTGGCACGAGAGTAAGCACCACTACGCCGACGACTTGCCACAGCTGTTCGGCCACGAGTTCGCCGGGACGGTCGACGAGATCGGTAACGGTGTCGAGGGAATCGCAACCGGCGAACGCGTCGCGGTGGAACCGATTGTCGGCTGCGGTCACTGCCGGTACTGTCGGTCGGGCTCGTTTGCGATCTGTCCGGATCGGTACATCCTCGGCCTCGATACGGAGGTCGACGGTGCGCTTGCGGAGTACGTCGTCGTTCCCCGGGAGACGATCTACCCGATCGGC
This genomic window contains:
- a CDS encoding cupin domain-containing protein produces the protein MEYTVVDSEDVPLTDLSEIDEMPPDLDIRAVDEELDCQNTAVKIWYFDEGEEIGYHAHTEQEELFYVLEGTFSLKLGRSGEEEFVEADEGTFWVAAPKIGHGHRCISDDGGAVLAFGAPPVDDPGRDPHSISDEEIDG
- a CDS encoding HpcH/HpaI aldolase/citrate lyase family protein → MTGGDFRERFLEGDALGTWVSIGHPAIVEAAARAGFDFVLIDGEHTAMSLETVADLARAAAAAPGELAVIVRPAWNDPVRIKRILDIGVDGIMVPMIDTPDAAEELVRATRYPPDGERGVASGRAAGYGQNFVDYVAEGHRSLLTIAQIETPTGVEHAAEIAATDGIDALFVGPADLSASLGVFAEWDAPELDEAMADVIDAGAAADAPVGTLTVRESDVADRVERGFDYQIAGKDMTTLIETGERIRETYEESVSSRE
- a CDS encoding MFS transporter: MKLRYEHTVLTLCTFAFFATMVARLAISPIVPAITDDFGIGNTVIGVALTGMWMAYALMQFPSGVFADRFGERSIVLLSVGGTTVMSVLLAISPFYPLFVLSMIILGGVAGLHYSAATTLLDRTYDNLGFAIGVHTIGSSAAGLVAPVTVAWISVRYGWRPAIAVGAAIAAPIFLLFALRVHPTEPHRPDQPLRERVQVAELANILGKPQIAFTVAVASVGAFVWQGTASFLPTFLVEYRGQSSTTAGIVFSAYFVVQSIVKPGIGALSDRFGRDVTTFACMITSVVGLALFVTVPGFVGVAGGVVLIANGLSWAVAVEPRFMDNMTDQERGAGFGLVRTTYLTVASLGSVAVGFFADAFGWAVSFGMLMVLLTLVAVALAVNWLLDLGY
- a CDS encoding acyl-CoA dehydrogenase family protein, with the protein product MAGTSITVHHTFSTEPLVAFGDEEPLEVCERAIRAHGGIGYASEYDVERYWRESMINVIAPISNEMVKNYIAGHVLGLPKAY
- the ddh gene encoding D-2-hydroxyacid dehydrogenase yields the protein MVTNIERLGIQESVEAICPPSELAGYLSDLPVEVTVVDEAEIADCDAVVTRNYFDALLEIDWIHSTQAGVDRFPLEALADAGVALTNSSGIHGRTVGENVAGYLLAFARRLHDQIASATERRWERPAWDEAFTLPGTTACVVGTGTLGRGIADVVGPLGVQVTGVRQSDDPVPGFDEIYTTDALHEAIADATFVVAAVPLTEDTRELFGAAEFETMRSDAYFVNVARGAIADEPALIDALESGAIRGAALDVFETEPLPRESPLWTMEEVIVTPHAAAYTRDYHRDVGDIVRRNVKRLEAGRELTNRVV
- a CDS encoding cysteine dioxygenase family protein, encoding MVSSESDPEPEFIDDSDRLREFVETVKATADEHEAVPPLLESLADPFEELLADDDWLAERYQELAMDDVDDKGNMGEDIAQWLLYREGNKLSVFTLVLPPGASTPVHDHLAWGLVGIYGGTQREDFYRRVDDATNDEGEAELERIRTERMERGDYYELIPPNNDIHSVETTSDEPSVSVHLLGADVGCIERHAFDADGGSVELFHSGYTNVECEDVLETPDTGHQHGHDHDHTHNGDT
- the tnpA gene encoding IS200/IS605 family transposase yields the protein MVKSTRHAKYELYYHIVFVPKSGETEGPADLAEQGSAQYRRSHLTGKMKERLEAIFTEICKDKGLELAESEVMPDHVHLFIGSPPKNAPSLIVNWIKGISARKYNQRYDDRVKWTRSYYVSTAGSESKGAVERYIAEQEGDDE
- a CDS encoding RNA-guided endonuclease TnpB family protein, whose protein sequence is MKRVNTFEVVPQSESDKECLLRLLDASASLWNELTYERRQKYFGDGDVWDTSEYRGRYNGVVGSATVQQVTRKNSEAWRSFFSLKEKGEYANPPSYWGNEEDGRELRTYIRCNQYTSQWGKRSRLEIPVGQELKDEYGLGYHERLRLEVRGNPKWDGKQGRLELEYDEVSDTFRAFQPVSVPDSRLDSPLASHEAALDVGANNLVACSTTTGNQYLYDGRELFGRFRETTDEIARLQSKLREGRYSSKRIRRLYRQQTKRRDHAQNALVRDLVERLYDEGVATVYVSDLTDVLETHWSVRVNKKTHNFWAFKKFIHRLACVCEEYGISLEAESEAWTSQTCPECGDHDPTVRHGDTLTCPCGFEGHADLTASETFLRENSDCEIRPMARPVRFEWDDHQWSGKPHPQESPKEVRTNPQVASVGR
- a CDS encoding thiamine pyrophosphate-binding protein; amino-acid sequence: MKVNEAIIDCLTENDVDTLFGIPGKQSLPLNESISERDDIQFVMARHETAVSHQAWGYAETSGGMAATVVIPGPGDMNAMNGLKNALNDCTPLLHIAVETEPEIRGGDGIHETPPDTYDNVVKENITVETPESTVAELQRAIDAAQTAPTGPVRIGIPKNFLKMDVSLAERGDIERQSFSGVPEGKVAAAAALLADASKPIIVAGGGVRASEASDELRAVAERLEAPVVLTYKGKAVFPDDHELMGGVLCGGTGTAVKELIADADAALGVGTDFDAVSLHGWSIEIPDDLVHVTLGADDIGTGYEPAVGIVADAARTLEALDGELADRSIAGGNGRERVRKTRDAVDERLEELRAVTEAPLTSVKALDAIRAGTPRDAVVAVDAGGFRLWTLVMFPTYEPRDYVNPGSWATMGSGVPSAIGAKVANPEQDVVALTGDGGLLMCLHELHTLADEEIDVTVVVLNNSDYAIISEEAGRSYRMDEGEYGWEETPVSYTTVAEGLGLEVERAETSDEIESTVADAIASDGPTLVEIPTDPYEPQSGVWMN
- a CDS encoding VOC family protein, yielding MDVLHTAIWVDDIEAQLEFYCDGLGLERTREFDLDGVTNTYVAGESDAEIQFKHDGTERDPKPAGIDHLAVGIDDIDGTVDDLVEHYGSEVVEGPRTVDEKDIRLAFVTAPEGYVVELIETLED
- a CDS encoding acyl-CoA dehydrogenase family protein, translating into MIRSQVRELCDDYWRERDLNHEYPTEFFEAFADGGWFGITIPEAYGRGTASRRHRWSNRRSRGRAPGWRGPRSPSTTRSARNRSSRSATRSPSRCANALSAPTAG